The DNA segment AGTTTCGTACAGAAAATCTGATAGTGGCGGGGCATTTTGAATGCGCCGTTTTAACCCAGTAGCGCCTTCGATCCGCACCAAAGAATCAGGGTCATGGTCTTGCGGCAATACAAGGAAGCGTAACTCACGACCATCTTCGAGTACGGGGAGCGATAGCTCTAAGGTACGCCAGGCTGCACGTTGACCAGCATTGTCGCCGTCAAAAGCTAAGGTGACGCGTGGATTTTGCTTAAATAAAGTAAGGAGATGATCAACGTTGGTTGCTGTTCCCAGAGCAGCAACAGCACCCGGTAAGCCTGCTTGATGCAGCGCAATGACATCCATGTATCCTTCAACAATCAACCATTCCTCAGCCCGCGCTTTACGGCTCTCATAGAGACCATACAGAATTTGGTTTTTATAAAAAATCTCTGATTCAGGGGAGTTGATATATTTTGGTTTGATGTCATCACGCATAGCACGTCCACCAAAGCCCACCACACGCCCTTTAGGATCACGTATTGGAAATATGACACGGTCACGTAATAACACGTAGTCACGACCTTGTTCGGTAGTTCGGATGAGCCCGAGTTTCTTGAGACCTTCAATATCATGAGGAAAACGCTGAGCGAGATGATTGGCGTGATCAGGCGCATAGCCTAGGCGCCAAGACTGAATCGCAGCATCATCTAAACCACGACGATCAAAATAAGCCCGTGCGGGTGGATTTAGGGTTAGTTGTTGTTCGTAGAACTGTGCAACTTGTTCAACCAAATCATAGAGTGTTGCTTCTAAAGGCTCATCAGGTGCTAAGGGTTGGAGTGGAAAATCATACTCATAATAATCAAGACTATCATCACCACCAGGTGCCGAGTTCAAGTAGGAGTCTTCATCTAGCCCAGAAAAGTCCGCAGCAGGCGCTTCAGAGCTTGAATTCACTGCCGTTGGTTGAGTGGATGATTTGATATCGGTTGTTTTTTTCTGTGTGACAGGTGTTGCTTGTCGTGTATAGCTTAAACGAGCCTTTGCTTCACGTACCGCTTGAGGATTTCGTTCAGGCAGTTCTACGCCAGCACGCTGCGCAAGATCTTTGAGCACATCGATAAAGTCGCGGTTCTCATAGTTCATGAGAAAACTAATGGCGTTGCCATTGGCATTACAACCAAAGCAATGGTAATAGCCTTTATCACGGTGAACGTGAAATGATGGGGTACTTTCTTGATGGAAAGGGCAGCAAGCGGTATAGCTTTTGCCAGATTTTTTGAGTGGGACGTGGCTGTGAATGAGTTCGACTAAGTCTGTACGATCGATAATCTGATCGACAATTGCGCGTGGAATACTCATGTCAAACAACCTCCATCAGATGCGATTAAAATGCATCGCTGATGGAGGATGATAACATGCCAAGCTCAGTTATGGCTTAGTTGAGGCTGCAGGTGAAGCAGAAGAAATCTGAGAAGGTGAGGTTGCTCTAGACGCCGGTGCGTTATTACTTTCACCCATTTCGCTATTATCTCCGCCTGAGAAGAGTGTGCCGAACCAACGCGTTACGCCATGTCCAACTTTACTGAGAACCTGTCCGGTTTTTTGTAGGGTAGTTGGTTGGGCTGGTGCGTTGACATCGCTACTTGGGATCGGTGTTTTCACTGTTTGGTCAGCAGGTCCATTGGGAACGATGGTCGCTGCGGGTTTACCCAAGATGCCTAAAGTCATTTTATTAACCCAAGACGCTTCACCGCGTGCTTCAGCCAGATTCACCGTGTCGCCGTGAACCAGTTTCGGGTAGTTTGTTTTCAGCAAATCTAAATATTGATTTGCAAGGTCATTCATACCGAGTTGTTGATAGCTATAGACCAGCGTTGCGAGCGCTTCAGGCACTTGAGGTGTTTCTTGGTAATACTCTACGACCCAGCGTGCGCGTTGGACAGCTGCGACATAGGCTTTACGTTTTACGTTGTATCGAGCAACGTTCATTTCACCTTCGGCGAATTGATTGGTGATAAAACGCATACGCTGTGCAGCATCAGGTGCATAGCCACTTTGTGGGAACTTGGTGACTAAGTCACGGAAGTTGTCGTATGCCGCACGCAGGTAGCCCGTATCACGATGCGCTGAATTCAGGTTGGTATAACGGAGTAAAACGTCAGACCCGGTTTCCATATTGGCAACACCGCGCAAATAATATGCATAGTCGACTTGCGGGTTTTGTGGATACAGTTTGATGAAACGATCCGCAGCGGTGATTGCACCGGGGTAATCGCTATTCCGGAAACGGGCATACATCAAATCAAGTTGACTTTGTTCGGTATAGGCGCCAACAGGGTAATATGTCTCAAGAGCTTCAAGGTCTTTGGTCGCATCACTAAAGCGTGCATCTCCTAAATACCGTTGAGCGGATTGATAATAACCCTGTTCAGTTTGGGTGGGACCAGCGTCTTTTTTCCGATCTGCATCTTTGCTGAATAAGCTGCTACAAGCGGACAGCAATAACGATCCTGACAGTACAACTGGCACTACAAGACCCGTCAAACGCGGCAGCGACATAAAAACTCCTGAGAAACATGCCCATCTGGGCTACAATGCCGGCTATTAAAGCATTTTTGCGCTGTTTCGCAAATGATAAAATCCATGACCAACACACAAAGCCTACAGATGACGACGCAAACAATGAGCGAAAACCCAGAGAAAGATCCGATAACCGATTTAGACGCCATTGATGGATGGTCTGAAGATGAAGCTGCGCCTGAGGATGACCTCGAAAGTTTGATCGATGACGATGCTATAGATACCCCAGATGAGCAGTTGCCGGATGATTTTGGCTTACAGGCACATCCTGCTACACATATAGAGAAAACAGCGGTTATTGATGAAGCTTTAGCGGGTTTACGCTTTGATCAAGCGGCGGCTTCTTTATTTCCAGAATATTCGCGTGAAAAGTTGAAAGAGTGGATGCTGGCTGGTCAGCTCACTTTTGATGGGAAAGTTGTTAAACCGAAATCTCGTGCTTTGGGCGGAGAGACCATCACCCTTGATGTAAAACTGGAAGCACAAACACGCAGCTTGCCGGAAGATATTCCGCTGAATATTGTGTTTGAAGATGATCAGATCATCGTTTTGAACAAACCAGCAGGGCTTGTCGTTCATCCCGGCGTCGGGAATTGGTCTGGAACACTCGTCAATGGCTTATTGCACCATGACTCACGTCTAGCCGAGCTCCCACGTGCAGGCTTAGTCCATCGGATTGACAAAGAAACCAGCGGTCTATTGGTTATTGCCAAGACTTTGGTTGCACAGCATAGCTTGTCACAGCAATTGGCAGAGAAATCGGTGTTTAGGATTTATGACGCTGTAGCTGTGGGACATGTGATCGCGGGGGGGACTATTGATGAACCTATCCGTCGCCATTCTGTTGATCGTTTGAAAATGAGTGTGCAGCATGGTGGACGTCCATCTGTGACGCATTATCGCGTCACTGAACGTTTTGGTTCGCACAGTTTGCTACGGGTTCAATTAGAAACCGGTCGCACACATCAAATTCGTGTTCATATGGCTCACATTGGTTTTCCATTGGTTGGTGATGCGACTTATGGTGGACGTGCCCGTTTACCAAGAGGCATTAGCGCTGACCTGATTCAAACCTTGCAAGGATTTAAGCGCCAGGCGCTGCATGCACGCGAGTTGGGTTTGATTCATCCTGTTACTGGTGAAGAAATGCATTTTGAAGCGCCTTGGCCTGACGACTTCGCCAATTTAGTCAAAATGTTGCGCCGTGAGGCACAACCTGATCTGAGTCAGTTCCGCTAGGTTTTATTTGGGCTTGATTGCTGTCATATCAGCTTAAGGGGTCTATCCTAAAATAGATCACTGGGCGAATATCGTTGGAGATGATTTTGAGTATTGATTTACAAGAGAGCTCCCTAAATTGGCTAGCCGCGACGGGATTACCACCCTCAGTTTTGGCAGGCCAAACCTTACGTCATGGTGCAGGCCACAGTCTTGCACCCTTTGACACGTTTAATCTTGCACTGCATGTTGGTGATGATCCTGCTACGGTACAAGCCAATCGTATGGCGCTGCTTCAGCAGCTTGCTCCCTACGGTTGTGAACGTTTGGTGTGGCTCAATCAAGTTCATGGTACTGAAGTTTATCGAGCGACTGCCGATGTGCAGATTGAAGTACCGACTGCTGATGCGGTGGTCACAGATCAAATTGGTGTGGGTTGTGTCATTATGACTGCCGACTGTTTACCTGTGGTGCTGTCTAGTGCGGATGGTCGTGAAGTTGCGTGCTCGCACGCGGGCTGGCGTGGGCTGCTTTCTGGCGTCATTGAAGCGGCTGCCCATGCCATGAAAGAACCACCGGTTTATGCTTGGCTCGGTGCTGCGATCGGTGCGGAGTCCTTTGAAGTCGGTCCCGAAGTACGAGATCAATTTGTTCAGGATGACCCTGCCAGTGCTGAGGCATTTACGGCGTTACCCAATGGCAAGGACAAAGCGGATCTCTATCAATTGGCACGCTTACGTTTAATGGGATTGGGTATCGAGCGTGTCAGTGGTGGTGAACATTGCACGGTGCTGAATCAAGACCAGTTTTTTTCATATCGTCGTGATCAGCAAACTGGACGTATGGCCACGGTGGTCATGATTCGACCATAATGTGTGGCATGATGATTGATAAAACTGTAGTTTGGCCTCGTATGGGGTAACATGCGTTTATCGATATCACGCATTATATTCGTCAGAATTACTGGAAATTTTACTTTGTCTACACAGCCTTTACAGTCTAATCCTGCAATTGCCCAACGAGTAAAGCGACTTTGTGTCGTGTATCACAGTGCCTATGGTCATACCGCACGCGTGGCTCAAGCCATCGTTGATGGTGCTAACGAAGTCGCTGATGTGGATGCCTCACTCGTGTCGGTTGAGCATATGGACCACTATAAATGGGAACTTTTGGATCAAGCGGATCTACTTGTTTTTGGTTCCCCGACCTATATGGGGAGTGTGACAGGTCAATTTAAGCTATTTATGGATGCGACCTCGAGTCGTTGGATGGCGCGTGCATGGTCGGGTAAGCTTGCTGCTGGTTTTGCTAATTCTGGCGGGCTGAGTGGTGATAAATTATCCGTACTTCAGCAAATTAATTTGTTTGCGATGCAGCATGGCATGCTGTGGAGTGGTCTGCCGTTGATGTCACAAGGACATGCGCCAAGCGACCTGAATCGTTTAGCCAGTTTCTTAGGCTTGATGACTCAGTCCGATAACTTACCTGTTGCTCAAACACCACCTGATGGTGATATGGCGACGGCGCGCTGGTTTGGTCAGCATCTTGCGCAGCTTATGCATCGTTTTTATTGATGGATCAAAGATTTAAATATGAGCTCTTCTAATAAAGTTGTCGATGTTGCTGTCGGTTTGATTGTTAAAAATGGACAGGCACTACTGGCTAAGCGCGCTCTGCATCAGCATCAAGGTGGGCGTTTCGAGTTCCCTGGGGGCAAAGTCGAAGCAGGAGAGCTAGTAACCACAGCACTCACGCGTGAGCTGCATGAAGAGCTTGGCATTGATATTCATGATCCTCAATTAGTTCAGCGCCTCACGTATACATATCCCGAAAAGACGGTTTGTCTGCATGTCTACCGGATAGAGTCTTTTATTGGAGAGCCGATCGGGCGAGAAGGGCAGCCACTGACTTGGGTGGATTTAGATGCCTTGTTTGAGCTCAATTTCCCCGATGCGAATCGTCCAATTGTGCGTGCTGCGCAGTTACCAACCCGCTATTCGATTACATCTGATCTTTATGAGCCGAGAGAGGCCGCCATTGCGCCTTGGCTGGCTGAGATTGCCATTGAGAAAGAAACGGATGCTTGGGTATATGTGCGATTACCCAGTGTGTCGTCAGAACTTTATGCTATGGCTGTCCAGCGCCTTTCTATGCTGCGTCCTGACCTGAATCTGATTGCAGTATGGGATGCACCAGAAGCCTTAAATGAAATTATCGTCGGTCGTCACCTCACTCAAGCCGCTTTATTAGCGAAAAAACATCTAGAGCGTCGTTCTGAACGAGAATTCTGGTTCGCGGCGTGTCACGATGAGGCTTCGGTTGCCCATGCTCAGAAGTTAGGTGTTGATGCAATAGTGGTTGGTGCGGTTTTGTCGACGCCAACACATCCCAACGGTGACGTTCTGGGGTGGGATGGTTTTGCAAAGTTAGCAGGCTTAAGTGATATACCCGTTTATGCTTTAGGGGGGATGCAACCCAGTAACATTGATGAAGTCCAAGCACTGGGTGGTTTTGGGGTGGCGGGTGTGAGATTTGTTTAAAAAAACTACTGCCCCTGCAAATGCCCCTTCGCTTCATTCACCACATCTGGTTTATTTTGCAACGCCCCAGCCAAAGCAATGAGTTGCCAGAAACCACTTTTTTGTTGGGGTGATTTGGCGAGCACGAGTCCGCGACGAGCCATTCCTTCAGCAGTTGCACCATCTTTCTTTTTTAAAGCCACTTCACTTAATCGTGCGTAGACACTCGAGAACTGCGGAGCAATACGCTGCACACGATCAAAAGTTTCTTCTGCATTATCCAATTGGCCCAGCTGTAATTGCTGCTGGCCTTGCGTCATCAGACTTTGTACCAATGGAATATCATGACCATCCCGGAGAGCAACTTGAGGCTGCGCAGGTGCGGGTGGTAGAGGCGTACTCGGTAAGGTCTGCGACTGAAGTGGTGGGTATCCGAATTCAGGCTGAGCGGTTGTCGGACTTGCTGGCTTCGGTTTTTGAATCTGAGGCTTTGGAGGATGAACTTTAGGTGGAACCACGACTGGTGGTGCAGATTGGCAGCCGACTAGGCCTAAAACCAAACCCATAATGATCAGCTTTTCGGTTCTCAATTTCATCGGCTGTACTTTATCCATAACCTGATTCATATCTATTCTCATCATTAGAAACTTTCCATCGCGCGATCAATAGCCGAAGTTTGACGCGGTGGTGTACGTGGAGCTGGAACGGGTGGGGCTGCTGGTGTCGATACAGTCGGCGCAGGTGTAGTATTTAAGGTACCGTTGTTGCTAGACATGACTGGCGTACTATACATGTCCGTATTATTTTGTGATTGCTGCAATTGATCAATCTTCTCTTGCCCACAAGGGGAGATTTGAGAAGGGAGCGTGGTGCGGAGCATCGGAATATACGTTGCACCAGGACAACCTTCTGCTGATACTTGACCACTCGCTGCATCTACCCACTGCCAAACCACGCCATCTGGTTGAGCAAGCTCAACAGGTGTTAGTTTGAGACGACTCATGAGGTTAATCCAAATCGGTAGGGCACCCGATGCACCGCTCAACCCCGTTGGGCGGTTATCATCCTGACCAACCCAGACCACAGACACATAGTTGCCGCTATAACCCGCAAACCAAGAGTCACGCAGGTCGTTGGTCGTACCTGTTTTACCCGCTAAGTTGAGCGCAGGAGAAAGTGTACGGTTTGCAGCTTGTGCAGTCCCTGATTTTACAACTTGTTGCATGGCGTAATTCAGCAAATATGTCGGTGCAGGATCTACACTTTGACGCATAGATAAACCATAGCGTTGCAACGGTTCACCAGTGGCTTTTATGACGGAAATGATGGCTCGGGGGGGGTGCTGGAAGCCATCTGATGCAATCGTGCCATACATATTCAGGATATCAAGCGGTGCAAGATTTGCTGCACCGAGCAAGACTGATGGGTAGGTAGGTAATGTGGCGTTGATGCCTAAATCTTTTAAGGTTCCGACTACTTGTGGAACGCCTAATTGCATACCTAGATTAACTGTAGCTTGGTTATAAGAATGCGCTAATGCATCAGTCAGTGAGACAACGCCATGATCTTGTAGATCATAGTTTTTCGGCTGCCAATTGGACATGCCAGCGCCAGTGATATTCACCGGACCATCATCAACGAGTGAGGCGAGGTTATATCGACCTGATGCTAGTGCCGTGAGATAAACTGCAGGCTTAAACAGTGATCCGACCTGTCTGCGGGCATCTAAAGCACGGTTATATCCAGTAAACAAGCCTGAACCGCCAACGACTGCTAAAATTTCGCCGTTTTGTGGATTTCCAACAAGGACAGCACCTTGTAATCCTGTTAACCGTTTAGGGTTGGATTTCACGATTTTATTCAACGTTTCTGCAAATGCGGCATCAGCTGCATTTTGGACACGAGGATCTAGCGTCGTAAAAATCTGTAAGCCATCACTGGTTAGATCGGTTTCCTGATATTCCAGACGCAGTTGGCGACGAACCATATCTAAAAAGTCTGGATATAAGCTCTGCCCAGCTGTTGGCTTCTCCACGATGCCTAGGGGCATGTCGTGTGCAGATTGATACTGTTCTTGAGTAATTTTGCCTTGGTCCAGCATATTTTGCAGAACGACATTTCGTCGCGCGAGCGAGGCTTCAGGATGACGCCATGGATTGTATTCGCTAGGTCCTTTAACTAGGCCAACAAGCAGTGCGACTTGATTTAGCTTCAACTCTTGAATGGGTTGGCCGAAGTAAAATTGTGAAGCTAAGCCAAATCCATTAATAGAACGATTGCCGTTTTGACCGAGATTAATCTCGTTTAAATATGTTTCTAAAATTTCACTCTTTGAGTAATGTGATTCAAGGAGCAGGGCCATTACGGCTTCAGTTGCTTTGCGTTTTAACGTGCGCTCATTGGTGAGATAGAAGTTTTTCACCAACTGTTGAGTGAGCGTTGATCCACCCTGACGAGCTCCACCCGTAGCATTGGATAACAATGCACGCCCCAGTCCCCGAATTGATACGCCATGATGCTGATAGAATGAGCGATCTTCAGTCGCAATCAATGCATCGACAAGAGATTGTGGCGTTTCACTAAGCTTGATTAACACACGGTCTTCATTAATACGTGGATAGATGCCCCCAATTAAAACGGGCTCTAAACGTGCAACACCCGTGGTGTTGGGCTGGGTACTTTGGATATCAGCAATACCATTGTTCGCTGATGTTGTTGCGAATTGAACCTTGAGCACTTGTTCGGGTTCTTTGGATGTCCCAAAGTTAAAGCCGCGGGTATGAATAAATAAGGTATTTGCAGAATCTGTATAAGTGCCTGATGTCTGATAGCCATCACTGCTTTTGTAACCCAAGAGTTCGAGTTCGTCTTTTATACCTTTCTTATCGACTGTTGCGCCCACATAAAGTTCTAAAGGACGGGCATAAACTTTTGCGGGAATCTCCCAGCGTTGACCTTCAAACTTGGTTCTGACCACACTATCAAGTCGTGCAACGTAAATGCCAAGGCCGATTAAGACAACAGCGATAACGACAAGGATAATAAGTCCGATAATGACAAATCCATTATTTTGGTTTGGCATTCCGGTGCCATGACGCTTATTGCGACGTACTAACTGAGAGGAATTTTTAGAAAGATTAGGAGCAGACAAGATAATACGCCGTACTTAATTAAGAAAACTTTCTAAATAATGCGACAGTAGATTGCGGGATGCAATGGTTTCTTCGTGAAGAATCAGTGATGGCTGCGTGGAACTTTGGTGAAAAATGCTGAATGTCTCGCACTTTATAAGATGCCGAAGCCAAGGGGGCAAGGATATTTTGAGTTCAATGTAGCGAAAAATGCTATTCGTCGTATAGCTGAACCGTCTAGAAATAAAGAGCGTATATTAAAGATTAGAAAATTGGGCGAATTGTGTTCAAAAATGACATAAAACGGTGAATATTGCCTACAAACTGACCATCTAGTTTGATAATTGAAGAAAGGGTTTGACAGGGTTGAGGAAATGTATAGAATGCACCCCACAGCGACGTTGACTGTCTTAGAAATAAGTAAGAAAAACAGTAGCTTAAGTGTTTTGGCGGATGTTTGAGTAGTTTTGGCGGTTGTGTTTGTAGATTTTTAGAACGTGTGTTGCACGAATTAAAAATAGATAAAGATTAACGTTGACAATGAGAAAAACTTCTGTAGAATACGCCTCCTACCGCAGCGAACCAGACGATGGACGTAGCGGGTGAGATTGGGATTGATGAGTCAATGGGCTCTAGGTTTTGATTTTACGAAAGACTCTTTAAGAACTTGTGAAGAACAACTTGTGTGGATTTTTGCTGGTTACGATGAGATAAATTATCATTTAGTAATTGGTAGAAATTACTCGCAATTCATTTTAGGTAATGATTGAAGTAATGATGTCTTAAGTGACATATAGCTAGTGAAAGATGAGCCAAAGATTGGTGACCTCAAGTCACTATGAAACATTAAACTGAAGAGTTTGATCATGGCTCAGATTGAACGCTGGCGGCAGGCTTAACACATGCAAGTCGAGCGGAGTACTTCGGTACTTAGCGGCGAACGGGTGAGTAATGCCTAGGAATCTGCCTGATAGTGGGGGATAACGTTCGGAAACGAACGCTAATACCGCATACGTCCTACGGGAGAAAGGGGGCTTTATTGCTCTCGCTAACAGATGAGCCTAGGTCAGATTAGCTAGTTGGTGAGGTAAAGGCTCACCAAGGCGACGATCTGTAGCGGGTCTGAGAGGATGATCCGCCACACTGGAACTGAGACACGGTCCAGACTCCTACGGGAGGCAGCAGTGGGGAATATTGGACAATGGGCGAAAGCCTGATCCAGCCATGCCGCGTGTGTGAAGAAGGCCTTTTGGTTGTAAAGCACTTTAAGCGGGGA comes from the Aquirhabdus parva genome and includes:
- the pgeF gene encoding peptidoglycan editing factor PgeF, with amino-acid sequence MSIDLQESSLNWLAATGLPPSVLAGQTLRHGAGHSLAPFDTFNLALHVGDDPATVQANRMALLQQLAPYGCERLVWLNQVHGTEVYRATADVQIEVPTADAVVTDQIGVGCVIMTADCLPVVLSSADGREVACSHAGWRGLLSGVIEAAAHAMKEPPVYAWLGAAIGAESFEVGPEVRDQFVQDDPASAEAFTALPNGKDKADLYQLARLRLMGLGIERVSGGEHCTVLNQDQFFSYRRDQQTGRMATVVMIRP
- a CDS encoding Nudix family hydrolase, producing MSSSNKVVDVAVGLIVKNGQALLAKRALHQHQGGRFEFPGGKVEAGELVTTALTRELHEELGIDIHDPQLVQRLTYTYPEKTVCLHVYRIESFIGEPIGREGQPLTWVDLDALFELNFPDANRPIVRAAQLPTRYSITSDLYEPREAAIAPWLAEIAIEKETDAWVYVRLPSVSSELYAMAVQRLSMLRPDLNLIAVWDAPEALNEIIVGRHLTQAALLAKKHLERRSEREFWFAACHDEASVAHAQKLGVDAIVVGAVLSTPTHPNGDVLGWDGFAKLAGLSDIPVYALGGMQPSNIDEVQALGGFGVAGVRFV
- a CDS encoding flavodoxin family protein; translation: MAQRVKRLCVVYHSAYGHTARVAQAIVDGANEVADVDASLVSVEHMDHYKWELLDQADLLVFGSPTYMGSVTGQFKLFMDATSSRWMARAWSGKLAAGFANSGGLSGDKLSVLQQINLFAMQHGMLWSGLPLMSQGHAPSDLNRLASFLGLMTQSDNLPVAQTPPDGDMATARWFGQHLAQLMHRFY
- a CDS encoding DNA primase encodes the protein MSIPRAIVDQIIDRTDLVELIHSHVPLKKSGKSYTACCPFHQESTPSFHVHRDKGYYHCFGCNANGNAISFLMNYENRDFIDVLKDLAQRAGVELPERNPQAVREAKARLSYTRQATPVTQKKTTDIKSSTQPTAVNSSSEAPAADFSGLDEDSYLNSAPGGDDSLDYYEYDFPLQPLAPDEPLEATLYDLVEQVAQFYEQQLTLNPPARAYFDRRGLDDAAIQSWRLGYAPDHANHLAQRFPHDIEGLKKLGLIRTTEQGRDYVLLRDRVIFPIRDPKGRVVGFGGRAMRDDIKPKYINSPESEIFYKNQILYGLYESRKARAEEWLIVEGYMDVIALHQAGLPGAVAALGTATNVDHLLTLFKQNPRVTLAFDGDNAGQRAAWRTLELSLPVLEDGRELRFLVLPQDHDPDSLVRIEGATGLKRRIQNAPPLSDFLYETLAVQHNLAHPEGKSRLMRDAQEMINLLPQNGSYRRLLFQSLRERLGLGWKGKTAQLVQHSLNFEQHSLEEQALLLLLHYPMQAEALEELHELADINQPLGRALQLIAQFRTDLPDDAEQALYFLLGAWPDDRERSWLCHLLDRVNIQSLNAEPVHLEGLCQELALQLCEQYLNRRLRMTSSLSDAKKINDRLMEVRHKLHFRERPLEMGG
- the mrcB gene encoding penicillin-binding protein 1B; the encoded protein is MSAPNLSKNSSQLVRRNKRHGTGMPNQNNGFVIIGLIILVVIAVVLIGLGIYVARLDSVVRTKFEGQRWEIPAKVYARPLELYVGATVDKKGIKDELELLGYKSSDGYQTSGTYTDSANTLFIHTRGFNFGTSKEPEQVLKVQFATTSANNGIADIQSTQPNTTGVARLEPVLIGGIYPRINEDRVLIKLSETPQSLVDALIATEDRSFYQHHGVSIRGLGRALLSNATGGARQGGSTLTQQLVKNFYLTNERTLKRKATEAVMALLLESHYSKSEILETYLNEINLGQNGNRSINGFGLASQFYFGQPIQELKLNQVALLVGLVKGPSEYNPWRHPEASLARRNVVLQNMLDQGKITQEQYQSAHDMPLGIVEKPTAGQSLYPDFLDMVRRQLRLEYQETDLTSDGLQIFTTLDPRVQNAADAAFAETLNKIVKSNPKRLTGLQGAVLVGNPQNGEILAVVGGSGLFTGYNRALDARRQVGSLFKPAVYLTALASGRYNLASLVDDGPVNITGAGMSNWQPKNYDLQDHGVVSLTDALAHSYNQATVNLGMQLGVPQVVGTLKDLGINATLPTYPSVLLGAANLAPLDILNMYGTIASDGFQHPPRAIISVIKATGEPLQRYGLSMRQSVDPAPTYLLNYAMQQVVKSGTAQAANRTLSPALNLAGKTGTTNDLRDSWFAGYSGNYVSVVWVGQDDNRPTGLSGASGALPIWINLMSRLKLTPVELAQPDGVVWQWVDAASGQVSAEGCPGATYIPMLRTTLPSQISPCGQEKIDQLQQSQNNTDMYSTPVMSSNNGTLNTTPAPTVSTPAAPPVPAPRTPPRQTSAIDRAMESF
- the rluD gene encoding 23S rRNA pseudouridine(1911/1915/1917) synthase RluD; translation: MSENPEKDPITDLDAIDGWSEDEAAPEDDLESLIDDDAIDTPDEQLPDDFGLQAHPATHIEKTAVIDEALAGLRFDQAAASLFPEYSREKLKEWMLAGQLTFDGKVVKPKSRALGGETITLDVKLEAQTRSLPEDIPLNIVFEDDQIIVLNKPAGLVVHPGVGNWSGTLVNGLLHHDSRLAELPRAGLVHRIDKETSGLLVIAKTLVAQHSLSQQLAEKSVFRIYDAVAVGHVIAGGTIDEPIRRHSVDRLKMSVQHGGRPSVTHYRVTERFGSHSLLRVQLETGRTHQIRVHMAHIGFPLVGDATYGGRARLPRGISADLIQTLQGFKRQALHARELGLIHPVTGEEMHFEAPWPDDFANLVKMLRREAQPDLSQFR
- a CDS encoding outer membrane protein assembly factor BamD; translated protein: MSLPRLTGLVVPVVLSGSLLLSACSSLFSKDADRKKDAGPTQTEQGYYQSAQRYLGDARFSDATKDLEALETYYPVGAYTEQSQLDLMYARFRNSDYPGAITAADRFIKLYPQNPQVDYAYYLRGVANMETGSDVLLRYTNLNSAHRDTGYLRAAYDNFRDLVTKFPQSGYAPDAAQRMRFITNQFAEGEMNVARYNVKRKAYVAAVQRARWVVEYYQETPQVPEALATLVYSYQQLGMNDLANQYLDLLKTNYPKLVHGDTVNLAEARGEASWVNKMTLGILGKPAATIVPNGPADQTVKTPIPSSDVNAPAQPTTLQKTGQVLSKVGHGVTRWFGTLFSGGDNSEMGESNNAPASRATSPSQISSASPAASTKP